One region of Polyodon spathula isolate WHYD16114869_AA chromosome 25, ASM1765450v1, whole genome shotgun sequence genomic DNA includes:
- the LOC121299747 gene encoding thyrotropin subunit beta-like isoform X2 has protein sequence MSAAVLTCALLCLAMSNAWSLCEPTAYTLYVERNECPYCVVINTTICAGFCVTRDVNLKSLLPKSAVSQRSCTYQDLSYHTVTLPGCPLHSNPSYSYAVALSCRCRKCNTDYSECTTETLRPSQCTKPPREADSYRGQSNFIQ, from the exons ATGAGTGCTGCTGTACTGACGTGCGCCCTCCTCTGTCTGGCAATGAGCAATGCCTGGTCCCTGTGTGAGCCCACTGCATACACGCTCTACGTGGAAAGAAACGAGTGCCCCTACTGTGTGGTCATCAACACCACTATCTGCGCTGGCTTCTGTGTCACACGG GACGTGAACCTGAAGAGCCTTCTTCCCAAGTCAGCTGTGTCACAGAGGAGCTGCACCTACCAGGATCTGAGCTACCACACGGTGACCCTGCCAGGCTGCCCGCTCCACAGCAACCCCTCGTACTCCTACGCCGTGGCGCTGAGCTGCCGCTGCAGGAAGTGCAACACAGACTACAGCGAGTGCACCACGGAGACCCTGCGCCCCAGCCAGTGCACCAAACCACCCCGTGAGGCCGACAGCTACCGCGGCCAGAGCAACTTCATCCAATAG
- the LOC121299742 gene encoding tetraspanin-2-like isoform X1, with amino-acid sequence MGKVKGGMKCVKYLLFIFNFIFWMVGSLVLAIGLWLRFDSTTTSIFEVDSSPTTFFIGVYILIGAGALIMLVGFFGCCGAVRESQCLLGLFFACILVIFAAEVAAGVFGFLNKDMIVKEIQDVYASAVENFNRDYSSNHTLTVFHEALKCCGDGKSDKNTNVHKTCTEHDNKSCVAAIEEFFNGKLYIIGYVGIGIAGVMIIGMVFSMVLCCAIRNSRDVI; translated from the exons ATGGTCGGTTCTCTGGTGCTAGCTATCGGTCTCTGGCTCAGGTTCGACTCCACCACCACCTCCATCTTTGAGGTAGACAGTTCACCCACCACCTTCTTCATAG GGGTGTACATCCTGATCGGAGCCGGGGCGCTCATAATGCTGGTGGGCTTCTTTGGGTGCTGTGGAGCTGTCCGGGAGTCGCAGTGCCTTCTGGGATTG TTCTTCGCCTGTATCCTGGTGATATTcgctgctgaagtggctgccgGTGTGTTTGGATTCCTGAACAAAGATATG ATCGTCAAGGAGATTCAGGACGTGTACGCTTCAGCTGTGGAAAATTTCAATCGAGATTACAGCAGCAACCACACCCTGACAGTCTTTCACGAGGCG cTTAAATGCTGTGGGGATGGAAAATCGGACAAGAACACTAATGTTCATAAAACCTGCACTGAGCATGATAACAAA agctGTGTAGCTGCGATAGAGGAGTTTTTCAATGGTAAACTGTACATTATCGGATACGTGGGGATTGGAATCGCTGGTGTAATG ATCATCGGGATGGTGTTCAGCATGGTTCTGTGCTGTGCAATCCGAAACTCACGGGACGTGATCTAA
- the LOC121299735 gene encoding mitochondrial glutamate carrier 1-like isoform X1: MSQKQMSLPAKLINGGVAGIVGVTCVFPIDLAKTRLQNQRSGQQVYRSMLDCLIKTVRSEGYFGMYRGAAVNLTLVTPEKAIKLAANDFFRHRLTKDGKGMNVFKEMLAGCGAGTCQVIITTPMEMLKIQLQDAGRLAAQQSVKAPIVTGAKLASTSAVPRRAYNVGPVPLNGKVSASQIAQELLRTQGVRGLYRGLGATVLRDVPFSVVYFPLFANINKLGKPSEDESAPFYHSFLAGCIAGSTAAVAVNPCDVIKTRLQSLNRGAHEESYSGIVDCARKVLRKEGPSAFLKGAGCRALVMAPLFGIVQVVYFVGVGEHILSYSPYNVISS, from the exons ATGTCCCAGAAACAGATGAG CCTTCCTGCCAAGCTGATCAACGGCGGTGTTGCTGGTATTGTTGGCGTCACCTGTGTGTTTCCCATCGATCTGGCCAAAACCAGGCTGCAGAACCAGAGAAGTGGCCAGCAGGTGTACAGGAGCAT gTTGGATTGTTTGATTAAGACTGTGCGGTCTGAGGGGTATTTTGGGATGTACAGAG GTGCTGCAGTTAACCTGACCCTGGTCACCCCAGAGAAGGCAATTAAACTGGCTGCTAATGATTTCTTCCGTCATCGCCTTACCAAAGACGG GAAGGGGATGAACGTATTCAAGGAGATGCTGGCCGGCTGTGGTGCCGGGACCTGCCAGGTTATTATAACCACTCCAATGGAGATGCTCAAGATCCAGCTGCAGGATGCTGGCAGACTGG CCGCTCAGCAGAGCGTGAAGGCTCCCATTGTGACCGGTGCAAAGCTGGCCAGTACCAGTGCAGTACCCCGCCGAGCCTACAATGTGGGACCAGTTCCACTTAATGGGAAAGTCTCTGCCTCACAGATAGCACAGGAGCTGCTGCGAACACAGGGAGTCCGGGGCCTTTACAGGGGTCTAGGAGCCACAGTGCTGAG GGACGTTCCCTTCTCCGTCGTCTACTTCCCTCTGTTTGCAAACATTAACAAGCTGGGCAAGCCATCGGAAGATGAGAGCGCCCCTTTCTACCACTCTTTCCTCGCTGGCTGCATTGCTGGATCCACAGCAGCTGTTGCTGTCAACCCCTGTGATG TGATTAAGACCCGTCTGCAGTCCTTGAACCGAGGAGCCCATGAGGAGAGTTACAGTGGGATCGTTGACTGCGCTAG GAAAGTGTTGAGGAAAGAAGGCCCCTCTGCTTTTCTGAAGGGAGCGGGTTGCAGGGCGCTGGTCATGGCCCCTCTGTTTGGAATCGTTCAAGTGGTCTACTTTGTGGGGGTGGGAGAACACATCCTGAGTTACAGTCCGTACAATGTGATCTCTTCATAG
- the LOC121299735 gene encoding mitochondrial glutamate carrier 1-like isoform X3 — MLEANHLTVYRTSHLCAAVNLTLVTPEKAIKLAANDFFRHRLTKDGKGMNVFKEMLAGCGAGTCQVIITTPMEMLKIQLQDAGRLAAQQSVKAPIVTGAKLASTSAVPRRAYNVGPVPLNGKVSASQIAQELLRTQGVRGLYRGLGATVLRDVPFSVVYFPLFANINKLGKPSEDESAPFYHSFLAGCIAGSTAAVAVNPCDVIKTRLQSLNRGAHEESYSGIVDCARKVLRKEGPSAFLKGAGCRALVMAPLFGIVQVVYFVGVGEHILSYSPYNVISS; from the exons ATGCTGGAGGCAAATCATTTAACGGTTTACAGAACCTCTCACCTTT GTGCTGCAGTTAACCTGACCCTGGTCACCCCAGAGAAGGCAATTAAACTGGCTGCTAATGATTTCTTCCGTCATCGCCTTACCAAAGACGG GAAGGGGATGAACGTATTCAAGGAGATGCTGGCCGGCTGTGGTGCCGGGACCTGCCAGGTTATTATAACCACTCCAATGGAGATGCTCAAGATCCAGCTGCAGGATGCTGGCAGACTGG CCGCTCAGCAGAGCGTGAAGGCTCCCATTGTGACCGGTGCAAAGCTGGCCAGTACCAGTGCAGTACCCCGCCGAGCCTACAATGTGGGACCAGTTCCACTTAATGGGAAAGTCTCTGCCTCACAGATAGCACAGGAGCTGCTGCGAACACAGGGAGTCCGGGGCCTTTACAGGGGTCTAGGAGCCACAGTGCTGAG GGACGTTCCCTTCTCCGTCGTCTACTTCCCTCTGTTTGCAAACATTAACAAGCTGGGCAAGCCATCGGAAGATGAGAGCGCCCCTTTCTACCACTCTTTCCTCGCTGGCTGCATTGCTGGATCCACAGCAGCTGTTGCTGTCAACCCCTGTGATG TGATTAAGACCCGTCTGCAGTCCTTGAACCGAGGAGCCCATGAGGAGAGTTACAGTGGGATCGTTGACTGCGCTAG GAAAGTGTTGAGGAAAGAAGGCCCCTCTGCTTTTCTGAAGGGAGCGGGTTGCAGGGCGCTGGTCATGGCCCCTCTGTTTGGAATCGTTCAAGTGGTCTACTTTGTGGGGGTGGGAGAACACATCCTGAGTTACAGTCCGTACAATGTGATCTCTTCATAG
- the LOC121299735 gene encoding mitochondrial glutamate carrier 1-like isoform X2, whose amino-acid sequence MGTSPWILRASRCGTAMLEANHLTVYRTSHLCAAVNLTLVTPEKAIKLAANDFFRHRLTKDGKGMNVFKEMLAGCGAGTCQVIITTPMEMLKIQLQDAGRLAAQQSVKAPIVTGAKLASTSAVPRRAYNVGPVPLNGKVSASQIAQELLRTQGVRGLYRGLGATVLRDVPFSVVYFPLFANINKLGKPSEDESAPFYHSFLAGCIAGSTAAVAVNPCDVIKTRLQSLNRGAHEESYSGIVDCARKVLRKEGPSAFLKGAGCRALVMAPLFGIVQVVYFVGVGEHILSYSPYNVISS is encoded by the exons ATGGGG ACGTCCCCGTGGATTTTGAGGGCTAGCCGATGTGGCACAGCCATGCTGGAGGCAAATCATTTAACGGTTTACAGAACCTCTCACCTTT GTGCTGCAGTTAACCTGACCCTGGTCACCCCAGAGAAGGCAATTAAACTGGCTGCTAATGATTTCTTCCGTCATCGCCTTACCAAAGACGG GAAGGGGATGAACGTATTCAAGGAGATGCTGGCCGGCTGTGGTGCCGGGACCTGCCAGGTTATTATAACCACTCCAATGGAGATGCTCAAGATCCAGCTGCAGGATGCTGGCAGACTGG CCGCTCAGCAGAGCGTGAAGGCTCCCATTGTGACCGGTGCAAAGCTGGCCAGTACCAGTGCAGTACCCCGCCGAGCCTACAATGTGGGACCAGTTCCACTTAATGGGAAAGTCTCTGCCTCACAGATAGCACAGGAGCTGCTGCGAACACAGGGAGTCCGGGGCCTTTACAGGGGTCTAGGAGCCACAGTGCTGAG GGACGTTCCCTTCTCCGTCGTCTACTTCCCTCTGTTTGCAAACATTAACAAGCTGGGCAAGCCATCGGAAGATGAGAGCGCCCCTTTCTACCACTCTTTCCTCGCTGGCTGCATTGCTGGATCCACAGCAGCTGTTGCTGTCAACCCCTGTGATG TGATTAAGACCCGTCTGCAGTCCTTGAACCGAGGAGCCCATGAGGAGAGTTACAGTGGGATCGTTGACTGCGCTAG GAAAGTGTTGAGGAAAGAAGGCCCCTCTGCTTTTCTGAAGGGAGCGGGTTGCAGGGCGCTGGTCATGGCCCCTCTGTTTGGAATCGTTCAAGTGGTCTACTTTGTGGGGGTGGGAGAACACATCCTGAGTTACAGTCCGTACAATGTGATCTCTTCATAG
- the LOC121299747 gene encoding thyrotropin subunit beta-like isoform X1 has translation MHSDLVLFSRACRMSAAVLTCALLCLAMSNAWSLCEPTAYTLYVERNECPYCVVINTTICAGFCVTRDVNLKSLLPKSAVSQRSCTYQDLSYHTVTLPGCPLHSNPSYSYAVALSCRCRKCNTDYSECTTETLRPSQCTKPPREADSYRGQSNFIQ, from the exons ATGCATTCGGACCTGGTTTTATTTTCTCGTGCTTGCAGGATGAGTGCTGCTGTACTGACGTGCGCCCTCCTCTGTCTGGCAATGAGCAATGCCTGGTCCCTGTGTGAGCCCACTGCATACACGCTCTACGTGGAAAGAAACGAGTGCCCCTACTGTGTGGTCATCAACACCACTATCTGCGCTGGCTTCTGTGTCACACGG GACGTGAACCTGAAGAGCCTTCTTCCCAAGTCAGCTGTGTCACAGAGGAGCTGCACCTACCAGGATCTGAGCTACCACACGGTGACCCTGCCAGGCTGCCCGCTCCACAGCAACCCCTCGTACTCCTACGCCGTGGCGCTGAGCTGCCGCTGCAGGAAGTGCAACACAGACTACAGCGAGTGCACCACGGAGACCCTGCGCCCCAGCCAGTGCACCAAACCACCCCGTGAGGCCGACAGCTACCGCGGCCAGAGCAACTTCATCCAATAG